Proteins found in one Salmo salar chromosome ssa26, Ssal_v3.1, whole genome shotgun sequence genomic segment:
- the LOC123730754 gene encoding extensin-3-like, with protein MADWLTVTPYSLTETDGEYGEREWAYSQSSSRVYWLTPTSPGSCINHYPSPGSCIHHYPSPESCINHYPSPGSCIHHYPSPGSCINHYPSPGSCINHYPSPGSCIHHYPSPGSCIKHYTSPGSCIHHYPSPESCIHHYPSPGSCIHHYPSPVSCIHHYPSPVSCIHHYPSPVSCIHHYPSPVSCIHHYPSPVSCIHRYPSPGSCIHRYPSPVSCIHHYPSPVSCIKHYTSPGSCIKHYTSPVSCIHHYPSPVSCIHHYPSPGSCIHHYPSPVPCIHHYPSPVSCIHHYPSPVSCIHHYPSPVSCIHHYPSPVPCIHHYPSPGSCINHYTSPVPCIHHYLFPVSTTTLPLCPTSPVPCIHHYPSPVSCIHHYPSPVSCIHHYPSPVSCIHHYPSPVSCIHHFPSPVSCINHYPSPVSCIHHYPSPVSCIHHYPSPVSCIHHYPSPGSCINHYPSPGSCIKHYPSPVSCIHHYPSPVSCIHHYPSPVSCIHHYPSPGSCIHHYPSPVSCIHHYPSPGSCIHHYPSPGSCIHC; from the exons atggctgactggctgactgtcacTCCCTATTCTCTCACGGAGACAGACGGAGAgtacggagagagagagtgggcgtaCAGCCAGAGCAGCTCCCGTGTGTACTGGCTGACACCG ACTTCCCCTGGGTCCTGTATCAACCACTACCCTTCCCCTGGGTCCTGTATCCACCACTACCCTTCCCCTGAGTCCTGTATCAACCACTACCCTTCCCCTGGGTCCTGTATCCACCACTACCCTTCCCCTGGGTCCTGTATCAACCACTACCCTTCCCCTGGGTCCTGTATCAACCACTACCCTTCCCCTGGGTCCTGTATCCACCACTACCCTTCCCCTGGGTCCTGTATCAAACACTACACTTCCCCTGGGTCATGTATCCACCACTACCCTTCCCCTGAGTCCTGTATCCACCACTACCCTTCCCCTGGGTCCTGTATCCACCACTACCCTTCCCCTGTGTCCTGTATCCACCACTACCCTTCCCCTGTGTCCTGTATCCACCACTACCCTTCCCCTGTGTCCTGTATCCACCACTACCCTTCCCCTGTGTCCTGTATCCACCACTACCCTTCCCCTGTGTCCTGTATCCACCGCTACCCTTCCCCTGGGTCCTGTATCCACCGCTACCCTTCCCCTGTGTCCTGTATCCACCACTACCCTTCCCCTGTGTCCTGTATCAAACACTACACTTCCCCTGGGTCCTGTATCAAACACTACACTTCCCCTGTGTCCTGTATCCACCACTACCCTTCCCCTGTGTCCTGTATCCACCACTACCCTTCCCCTGGGTCCTGTATCCACCACTACCCTTCCCCTGTTCCCTGTATCCACCACTACCCTTCCCCTGTGTCCTGTATCCACCACTACCCTTCCCCTGTGTCCTGTATCCACCACTACCCTTCCCCTGTGTCCTGTATCCACCACTACCCTTCCCCTGTTCCCTGTATCCACCACTACCCTTCCCCTGGGTCCTGTATCAACCACTACACTTCCCCTGTTCCCTGTATCCACCACTACCTGTTCCCTGTATCCACCACTACCCTTCCCCTGTGTCCT ACTTCCCCTGTGCCCTGTATCCACCACTACCCTTCCCCTGTGTCCTGTATCCACCACTACCCTTCCCCTGTGTCCTGTATCCACCACTACCCTTCCCCTGTGTCCTGTATCCACCACTACCCTTCCCCTGTGTCCTGTATCCACCACTTCCCTTCCCCTGTGTCCTGTATCAACCACTACCCTTCCCCTGTGTCCTGTATCCACCACTACCCTTCCCCTGTGTCCTGTATCCACCACTACCCTTCCCCTGTGTCCTGTATCCACCACTACCCTTCCCCTGGGTCCTGTATCAACCACTACCCTTCCCCTGGGTCCTGTATCAAACACTACCCTTCCCCTGTGTCCTGTATCCACCACTACCCTTCCCCTGTGTCCTGTATCCACCACTACCCTTCCCCTGTGTCCTGTATCCACCACTACCCTTCCCCTGGGTCCTGTATCCACCACTACCCTTCCCCTGTGTCCTGTATCCACCACTACCCTTCCCCTGGGTCCTGTATCCACCACTACCCTTCCCCTGGGTCCTGTATCCACTGCTAG